Proteins encoded in a region of the Vicia villosa cultivar HV-30 ecotype Madison, WI linkage group LG5, Vvil1.0, whole genome shotgun sequence genome:
- the LOC131602212 gene encoding photosystem II stability/assembly factor HCF136, chloroplastic-like, whose translation MATLQFTFTDSSTLCRPLLSQLPSKSIHSRTRSFVVKASSELSRTRRQFIAETTAISVLVPSQLVKAEETLSEWERVYLPIDPGVVLLDIAFVPEDPNHGFLLGTRQTLLETKDGGNTWAPRSIPSAEDEDFNYRFNSISFKGKEGWIVGKPAILLYTSDAGDSWERIPLSAELPGDMVYIKATDDKGAEMVTDEGAIYVTANRGYNWKAAVQESVSATLNRTVSSGISGASYYTGTFNTVNRSPDGRYVAVSSRGNFYLTWEPGQAYWQPHNRAVARRIQNMGWRADGGLWLLVRGGGLYLSKGTGITEEFEEVPVQSRGFGILDVGYRSTDEAWAAGGSGVLLRTNNGGKSWIRDKAADNIAANLYAVKFIDDKKGFVLGNDGVLLRYLG comes from the exons ATGGCGACTCTGCAATTCACATTCACCGATTCATCTACTCTATGCAGACCGTTATTATCTCAATTACCTTCTAAATCTATTCATTCTCGAACTCGAAGCTTCGTCGTCAAAGCTTCCTCCGAACTCTCCAGAACGAGGAGACAGTTCATCGCGGAAACCACGGCTATATCGGTGTTGGTACCTTCTCAGTTGGTGAAAGCTGAAGAAACTCTTTCGGAGTGGGAAAGAGTTTATCTACCTATCGATCCTGGTGTTGTCCTTCTGGATATCGCTTTTGTGCCTGAAGACCCTAACCATG GTTTTCTCCTGGGGACGAGACAAACCCTTTTGGAGACTAAAGATGGAGGAAACACTTGGGCTCCACGATCTATTCCATCTGCAGAAGATGAAGATTTTAACTATAGGTTTAATTCTATCAGCTTCAAAGGGAAAGAAGGATGGATAGTGGGAAAACCTGCAATTCTGCTCTACACTTCTGATGCTGGAGATAGTTGGGAAAGGATACCACTCAGTGCTGAGCTTCCAGGCGATATG GTATACATAAAGGCGACTGATGACAAGGGTGCGGAGATGGTGACTGATGAAGGTGCAATATATGTTACTGCAAATAGAGGATACAATTGGAAGGCTGCTGTTCAGGAATCAGTTTCGGCTACGCTTAATAG AACAGTTTCTAGTGGTATTAGTGGTGCAAGTTATTACACTGGAACTTTCAATACTGTCAATCGATCTCCCGATGGAAGGTATGTTGCAGTCTCAAGTCGTGGCAACTTCTACTTGACCTGGGAGCCTGGTCAG GCGTACTGGCAGCCACATAACAGAGCAGTTGCTAGAAGAATCCAAAACATGGGATGGAGAGCTGATGGAGGCCTGTGGCTTCTTGTCCGTGGAGGTGGTCTGTATCTCAGCAAGGGCACGGGG ATAACTGAAGAATTTGAGGAAGTTCCTGTTCAAAGCCGGGGGTTTGGCATTCTTGATGTTGGATATCGTTCAACG GATGAGGCTTGGGCAGCAGGTGGGAGCGGTGTTCTCTTGAGAACTAATAACGGTGGCAAGTCATGGATTCGTGACAAAGCTGCTGACAATATTGCTGCAAACTTATACGCAGTAAA GTTCATTGATGACAAAAAGGGATTTGTATTGGGAAATGATGGTGTCTTGCTTCGCTACCTTGGATAG